The Cherax quadricarinatus isolate ZL_2023a chromosome 51, ASM3850222v1, whole genome shotgun sequence DNA window ttcgctctccaggagctttatcaagccattacaaacaatacatggacacagagggtatataaaggctcagagtgaggtgtaatactagtgaggtaacatttcgatgttcactagtggtagtggtagtagtagtagtagtagtagtagtagtaacaaaaataatacaatatggaagagcaattaattcgtacatgagtaaaaggatataaaagctattacttgggtaacataaaaataggttggacaaatatagactggaaagaggcaggtttttttcagtgttcactctctgtaatgtgctttgtgtagtataacaggagagactatgtgatggcagggtttactgttttcaggaggattcttgctaagacttcggagatggtgaagctgccgttgttttgtttaattgtattcgaaacagcgatcagttgcacttgtgtccttttattttacagTAGTAACTCTCACCACAGACTGTGGTGTCGCACTTGCATTTATTAATGTCTGTTTATAATGGTGTGAGTTATACCTTGCAGCACACACTATGCTGCTACAGCAATAACACTGAACCCATCTGTTTATTGTTTATAATTCTACCCGTTCTAACTCAGCTCTTAAGCCTTCATTTTCCAGccatttttttttagaaagaccTGGGTACGAAGCATTTTGTTGAGATTAAATTGTCCCTTAGATAAGTATAACTTTGTCACTAATAAAATCAGGTTTAATTCGACAATACGTAAGGTTATATATTTATAAGAAGAAGCTATGCTGGAGCAGGATAATAATAAAggcattactgttgttgttacaggcagtggtggtgttctATGTggcactgttgctggtgctagtaGGGGGGGGACTCAGGAGGAGGGCCAACAGAGGCACCTCAACATCCGGTCGCCGTCATATCCTCACGTACTCACCCAACACTGGCATCGCCAAGCCAGCACTGGccgaccaccacccacaacctgaACCTTCAGCCACCCAGGTGTAGCACCTCTGTAAGCACTCAACCAGGAGTGCCAGCACCCAGGATACTAACAACTGTGTGTGACACATCACATGCAGGTATAACACCAATGTAAACACTTAACCAGGAGTGCCAGCAGCTAGAATACTAACACCTGCGTGTGTCACATCACACGCAGGTGTAACACCAATGTAAATACTCTACCAGGAGTGTCAGCAGCCAAGATACTAAGGATGTGAAAAGCTCTATACATAACTAGTAGACCATCGCTGGGGAGGACCACCAATAGTATCCACAAACCACAACCTAAATTATTTCTGAGGACCACGAGTATCCATGAACCTCAACTTTAAGTATCTGTGTGTAGGTAAGTGCATATCAACGCACTCGTAGGTTAAGTCAATTACCTTTTTGTAAGTGCATGTGCTTATATTTTGTAAGTGCATGTACTTATATTTTATAAGTGCAAGTACTTATATTTTATAAGTGCAAGTACTTATATTTTGTAAGTGCAAGTACTTTTTTTGTAAGTGCAAGTACTTGTATTTTGTAAGTGCATGTGCTTATATTTTGTAAGTGCAAGTACTTATTATTTGTAAGTGCATGTGCTTATATTCTGAGATTTCTAGTAGAAGTTATTCCATGGAGTCCCACATTCAGCTTTGAAtgaacttgatccgaggaaatggaggtGGGACGTACACAGCAAAATGTTTTAAATGCTGTGTTAAACTGTGTTAAACTAGCTGTGTTAAACTAGCTGTGTTAAACTAGCTGTGTTCTGTGTAACTGTATATCCAATGGAGGAGTATCAGAAGTAATCTTGATCCTGTTAGACAGAATCGGAAGTAATCTTGATCCTGTTAGATAGTATCAGAAGTAATCTTGATCCTGTTAGATAGTATCAGAAGTAATCTTGACCCTGTTAGACAGACTCGGAAGTAATCTTGCTCCTGTTAGACAGAAACGGAAGTAATCTTGCTCCTGTTAGACAGAATCGGAAGTAATCTTGATCCTGTTAGATAGTATCAAAAGTAATCTTGATCCTGTTAGATAGTATCAGAAGTAATCTTGACCCTGTTAGACAGAATCGGAAGTAATCTTGCTCCTGTTAGACAGAATCGGAAGTAATCTTGATCCTGTTAGATAGTATCAAAAGTAATCTTGATCCTGTTAGATAGTATCAGAAGTAATCTTGACCCTGTTAGACAGAATCGGAAGTAATCTTGACCCTGTTAGACAGAATCGGAAGTAATCTTGATCCTGTTAGATAGTATCAGAAGTAATCTTGATCCTGTTAGATAGTATCAGAAGTAATCTTGATCCTGTTAGTTAGTATCAGAAGTAATCTAGATCTTGTTAGATAGTATCAGAAGTAATCTTGCTTCTGTTAGATAGTATCAGAAGTAATCTTGATCCTGTTAGATAGTATCAGAAGTAATCTTGACCCTGTTAGACAGAATCGGAAGTAATCTTGATCCTGTTAGATAGTATCAAAAGTAATCTTGATCCTGTTAGATAGTATCAGAAGTAATCTTGATCCTGTTAGTTAGTATCAGAAGTAATCTAGATCTTGTTAGATAGTATCAGAAGTAATCTTGATCCTGTTAGATAGCATCAGAAGTACTCTTGATCCTGCTAGACAGTATCAGGAGTAATCTTGATCCTGTTAGACAGAATCAGAAGTAATCTTGACCCTGTTAAATAGCATCAGAAGTAATCTTGATCCTGTTAGATAGTATCAGAAGTAATCTTGATCCTGTTAGAAAGTATCAGAAGTAATCTTGATCCCGTTAGACATAATCAGAAGTAATCTTGATCCTGTTAGACAGCATCAGAAGTAATATTGATCCTGTTAGAATCAGAAGTAATCTTGTTCCTGTTAGACAGAATCAGAAGTAATCTTGATCCTATTAGACAGAATCAGAAGTAATCTTGATCCTGTTAGACAGAATAAGAAGTAATCTTGATCCTGTTAAACAGAATCAGAAGTAATCTTGATCCTGTTAGACAGAATCAGAAGTAATATTGACCCTGTTAAATAGCATCAGAAGTAATCTTGATCCTGTTAGATAGTATCAGAAGTAATCTTGATCCTGTTAGAAAGTATCAAAAGTAATCTTGATCCCGTTAGACATAATCAGAAGTAATCTTGATCCTGTTAGACAGCATCAGAAGTAATATTGATCCTGTTAGAATCAGAAGTAATCTTGATCCTGTTAGACAGAATCAGAAGTAATCTTGATCCTATTAGACAGAATCAGAAGTAATCTTGATCCTATTAGACAGAATCAGAAGTAATCTTGATCCTGTTAGACAGAATAAGAAGTAATTTTGATCCTGTTAAACAGAATCAGAAGTAATCTTGATCCTGTTAGACAGAATCAGAAGTAATCTTGATCCTGTTAGACAGAATAAGAAGTAATCTTGATCCTGTTAGACAGAATCAGAAGTAATCTTGATCCTATTAGACAGAATCAGAAGTAATCTTGATCCTATTAGACAGAATCAGAAGTAATCTTGATCCTGTTAGACAGAATAAGAAGTAATTTTGATCCTGTTAAACAGAATCAGAAGTAATCTTGATCCTGTTAGACAGAATCAGAAGTAATCTTGATCCTGTTAGACAGAATAAGAAGTAATCTTGATCCTGTTAGACAGAATCAGAAGTAATCTTGATCCTATTAGACAGAATCAGAAGTAATCTTGAACCTGTTAGACAGAATCAGGAATAATCTTGATCCTGTTAGATAATATCAGGAAATGTAATACTCACGAAATATCAAACGCAAGTAACAGTGTTTGTAAAACTTACAAAATATCAGGACAAAGAGTAAGGAATGTGACGAttacacaatataaaaaaaaagaatacagaGTTATGAataaactgacacacacacacacacacacacacacacacacacacacacacacacacacacacacacacacacaccggctaAATTATACATTTTATGAACAAAGATTTTCTTACAGCTGAGCAAATAATATGAACAAGTTTGGAATTGTGTAGAGACAAACACATTAAGTTTGGAATTGTGTAGAGACAAACACATTAAGTTTGGAATTGTGTAGAGACAAACACATTAAGTTTGGAATTGTGTAGAGACAAACACATTACTTTTGGAATTGTGTAGAGACAAACACATTAAGTTTGGAATTGTGTAGAGACAAACACATTAAGTTTGGAATTGTGTAGAGACAAACACATTAATTTTGGAATTGTGTAGAGACAAACACATTAAGTTTGGAATTGTGTAGAGACAAACACATTAAGTTTGGAATTGTGTAGAGACAAACACATTAAGTTTGGAATTGTGTAGAGACAAACACATTACTTTTGGAATTGTGTAGAGACAAACACATTAAGTTTGGAATTGTGTAGAGACAAACACATTAAGTTTGGAATTGTGTAGAGACAAACACA harbors:
- the LOC138854187 gene encoding uncharacterized protein is translated as MMEFGLDATTLQLCAQARGRVAGCPTHLTVSSYRDLLHQLPHSAQPEQARGTALYVTAVVVFYVALLLVLVGGGLRRRANRGTSTSGRRHILTYSPNTGIAKPALADHHPQPEPSATQV